In one Acanthochromis polyacanthus isolate Apoly-LR-REF ecotype Palm Island chromosome 20, KAUST_Apoly_ChrSc, whole genome shotgun sequence genomic region, the following are encoded:
- the marchf6 gene encoding E3 ubiquitin-protein ligase MARCHF6 isoform X2: MDTAEEADICRVCRSEGTPDKPLYHPCVCTGSIKFIHQECLVQWLKHSRKEYCELCKHRFAFTPIYSPDMPSRLPIQDICAGLLTSVGTAIRYWFHYTLVAFAWLGVVPLTACRIYKCLFTGSVSSLLTLPLDMLSTENLLADCLQGCFVVTCTLCAFISLVWLREQIVHGGAPQWLEQHQPPPPNAAGQANEAQAAGQGAADEPPAAQPAPADPPAQNEAEPEPPDVPPDQGDDPELEEEEGAAAEDADPNNGAQDDMNWNALEWDRAAEELTWERMLGLDGSLVFLEHVFWVVSLNTLFILVFAFCPYHIGHFSVVGLGFEEYVQASHFEGLITTIVGYILLAMTLILCHGLAALVRFQRSRRLLGVCYIVVKVSLLVVVEIGVFPLICGWWLDICSLEMFDASLKDRELSFKSAPGTTMFLHWLVGMVYVFYFASFILLLREVLRPGVLWFLRNLNDPDFNPVQEMIHLPIYRHLRRFILSVVVFGSIVLLMLWLPIRLIKLLLPTFLPYNVMLYSDAPVSELSLELLLLQVVLPALLEQGHTRQWLKGLVRAWTVSAGYLLDLHSYLLGEQEDNDANQPVNNNNNNNPPHGHQNNNNNPAPAVGEGLHAAHQAILQQGGPVGFQPYHRPLRFPLRIVLLIAFMCITLLVASLVCLTLPVFTGRWLMSFWTGNSKIHELYTAACGLYVCWLSIRGVTVLLAWMPQGRTVIMRKVQEWTLMILKTLVVALLVAGVIPLLLGLLFELVIVAPLRVPLDQTPLFYPWQDWALGVLHAKIIAAITLMGPQWWLKTVIEQVYANGIRNIDLQFIIRKLAAPVISVLLLSLCVPYVIAAGVVPAVGVTPEMEILMQRRIYPFLLMVVSLIGILSFQIRQFKRLYEHIKNDKYLVGQRLVNYERKAGRGSSVPPPNPVTE; the protein is encoded by the exons ATGGATACTGCCGAAGAAG cgGATATTTGTCGTGTGTGCCGCTCTGAGGGGACCCCAGACAAACCCCTGTACCACCCCTGTGTCTGCACTGGCAGTATCAAGTTTATCCACCAGGAATG TTTGGTCCAATGGCTGAAGCACAGCAGGAAGGAGTACTGTGAATTATGCAAGCACAGATTTGCTTTCACACCAA TCTACTCCCCAGATATGCCCTCACGTCTGCCCATCCAGGACATTTGTGCTGGCCTGCTGACAAGCGTGGGCACGGCCATTCGCTACTGGTTTCATTACACACTGGTGGCCTTCGCATGGCTTGGAGTGGTTCCTCTCACAGCAT GTCGCATCTATAAGTGTCTTTTTACCGGCTCTGTGAGCTCTCTTTTGACACTGCCATTGGACATGCTCTCTAC AGAGAACCTGCTTGCAGATTGTCTACAGGGTTGTTTTGTGGTGACGTGCACCCTGTGCGCATTCATAAGTCTGGTATGGCTCAGAGAGCAGATAGTCCATGGTGGTGCCCCCCAGTGGTTAGAGcagcaccaaccaccaccacccaaTGCAGCTGGACAAGCCAATGAG GCACAGGCTGCAGGTCAAGGAGCAGCCGATGAGCCTCCTGCAGCCCAGCCAGCTCCTGCTGATCCTCCGGCCCAGAATGAGGCCGAGCCTGAGCCCCCTGATGTCCCACCAGATCAGGGTGATGATCCAGAGcttgaagaagaagagggagcAGCTGCTGAAGATGCAGACCCCAACAATGGAGCACAAG ATGACATGAACTGGAATGCTTTGGAGTGggacagagcagcagaggagctCACCTGGGAAAGG ATGCTTGGCCTGGATGGTTCACTGGTATTTTTG GAACATGTGTTTTGGGTAGTGTCTCTCAACACACTCTTCATCTTGGTCTTCG CATTTTGTCCCTACCACATTGGACACTTCTCTGTTGTTGGTCTTGGCTTTGAGGAATAT GTCCAAGCGTCTCACTTTGAGGGATTGATCACAACAATTGTGGGCTACATACTGTTGGCCATGACGCTCATCCTGTGTCAT GGACTGGCTGCTCTGGTCAGGTTCCAGCGCTCCCGGCGTCTCCTGGGAGTCTGCTACATTGTTGTCAAG GTGTCCTTGCTGGTTGTTGTGGAGATTGGTGTTTTTCCACTGATCTGCGGCTGGTGGCTGGACATCTGCTCTTTA GAGATGTTTGATGCCTCACTTAAAGACAGAGAATTGAGTTTCAAGTCAGCACCTGGTACCACTATGTTCCTGCACTGGCTTGTAGGAATGGTCTATGTCTTCTACTTTGCTTCATTCATCCTTCTACTGAGagag GTGCTGAGACCTGGAGTGCTGTGGTTTCTGAGAAACCTCAATGACCCAGATTTTAACCCGGTGCAGGAAATGATTCACTTGCCCATCTACAGACATCTGCGGCGGTTCATCCTGTCTGTGGTTGTCTTTGGCTCAATCGTGTTGCTCATGCTGTGGCTTCCCATCAGGCTGATAAAACTGCTGCTGCCCACCTTCCTCCCATACAATGTCATGCTCTACAG TGACGCCCCAGTCAGTGAGCTGTCTTTGGAGCTATTATTACTTCAGGTTGTGCTTCCGGCTCTACTTGAACAGGGACATACTCGCCAGTGGCTCAAAGGCCTGGTCAGAGCCTGGACAGTCAGTGCTGGATATTTACT TGATCTCCACTCCTACCTCCTTGGCGAGCAGGAGGACAATGATGCTAACCAGcctgtcaacaacaacaacaataacaatccTCCACATGGACAtcagaacaacaataacaacccTGCCCCAGCTGTTGGTGAGGGGCTTCATGCAGCCCATCAGGCCATTCTGCAGCAAGGGGGACCAGTGGGTTTCCAGCCCTACCACCGACCTCTTCGCTTCCCATTAAGG ATTGTGTTGCTGATAGCCTTCATGTGCATCACTCTGCTAGTGGCCAGTCTGGTGTGCTTAACCCTACCAG TATTCACTGGCCGCTGGCTGATGTCCTTCTGGACAGGAAATTCCAAAATCCATGAGCTGTACACAGCAGCATGCGGTCTGTATGTCTGCTGGCTGTCTATCCGCGGAGTCACCGTTCTGCTGGCCTGGATGCCGCAGGGACGCACCGTTATCATGCGCAAAGTCCAGGAGTGGACTCTGATG ATCCTGAAGACCCTTGTTGTGGCTTTGCTGGTCGCTGGAGTTATTCCACTGCTACTGGGCCTGCTGTTTGAACTAGTCATTGTGGCTCCTCTCAGGGTACCCCTGGATCAAACACCCCTCTTCTATCCATGGCAG GATTGGGCTCTTGGAGTGCTTCATGCCAAAATAATTGCTGCCATCACTCTCATGGGCCCTCAGTGGTGGCTGAAGACTGTTATTGAGCAG GTTTACGCAAACGGAATTCGCAACATTGATCTCCAGTTCATCATCCGTAAACTGGCAGCTCCTGTTATCTCAGTTCTGCTGTTGTCCCTGTGTGTGCCATACGTCATCGCCGCCGGGGTGGTGCCTGCTGTAG GAGTTACTCCAGAGATGGAGATCCTAATGCAGAGGAGAATCTACCCATTCCTGTTGATGGTGGTCTCTCTTATCGGCATCCTTTCCTTCCAAATTCGGCAATTTAAACGCCTTTATGAACACATCAAGAATGACAa GTACCTGGTTGGCCAGAGGCTTGTCAACTACGAACGTAAAGCTGGCAGAGGAAGCTCAGTCCCTCCCCCTAACCCTGTCACAGAGTAA
- the marchf6 gene encoding E3 ubiquitin-protein ligase MARCHF6 isoform X1, producing MDTAEEADICRVCRSEGTPDKPLYHPCVCTGSIKFIHQECLVQWLKHSRKEYCELCKHRFAFTPIYSPDMPSRLPIQDICAGLLTSVGTAIRYWFHYTLVAFAWLGVVPLTACRIYKCLFTGSVSSLLTLPLDMLSTENLLADCLQGCFVVTCTLCAFISLVWLREQIVHGGAPQWLEQHQPPPPNAAGQANEAQAAGQGAADEPPAAQPAPADPPAQNEAEPEPPDVPPDQGDDPELEEEEGAAAEDADPNNGAQDDMNWNALEWDRAAEELTWERMLGLDGSLVFLEHVFWVVSLNTLFILVFAFCPYHIGHFSVVGLGFEEYVQASHFEGLITTIVGYILLAMTLILCHGLAALVRFQRSRRLLGVCYIVVKVSLLVVVEIGVFPLICGWWLDICSLEMFDASLKDRELSFKSAPGTTMFLHWLVGMVYVFYFASFILLLREVLRPGVLWFLRNLNDPDFNPVQEMIHLPIYRHLRRFILSVVVFGSIVLLMLWLPIRLIKLLLPTFLPYNVMLYSDAPVSELSLELLLLQVVLPALLEQGHTRQWLKGLVRAWTVSAGYLLDLHSYLLGEQEDNDANQPVNNNNNNNPPHGHQNNNNNPAPAVGEGLHAAHQAILQQGGPVGFQPYHRPLRFPLRIVLLIAFMCITLLVASLVCLTLPVFTGRWLMSFWTGNSKIHELYTAACGLYVCWLSIRGVTVLLAWMPQGRTVIMRKVQEWTLMILKTLVVALLVAGVIPLLLGLLFELVIVAPLRVPLDQTPLFYPWQDWALGVLHAKIIAAITLMGPQWWLKTVIEQVYANGIRNIDLQFIIRKLAAPVISVLLLSLCVPYVIAAGVVPAVGVTPEMEILMQRRIYPFLLMVVSLIGILSFQIRQFKRLYEHIKNDKYLVGQRLVNYERKAGRGSSVPPPNPVAE from the exons ATGGATACTGCCGAAGAAG cgGATATTTGTCGTGTGTGCCGCTCTGAGGGGACCCCAGACAAACCCCTGTACCACCCCTGTGTCTGCACTGGCAGTATCAAGTTTATCCACCAGGAATG TTTGGTCCAATGGCTGAAGCACAGCAGGAAGGAGTACTGTGAATTATGCAAGCACAGATTTGCTTTCACACCAA TCTACTCCCCAGATATGCCCTCACGTCTGCCCATCCAGGACATTTGTGCTGGCCTGCTGACAAGCGTGGGCACGGCCATTCGCTACTGGTTTCATTACACACTGGTGGCCTTCGCATGGCTTGGAGTGGTTCCTCTCACAGCAT GTCGCATCTATAAGTGTCTTTTTACCGGCTCTGTGAGCTCTCTTTTGACACTGCCATTGGACATGCTCTCTAC AGAGAACCTGCTTGCAGATTGTCTACAGGGTTGTTTTGTGGTGACGTGCACCCTGTGCGCATTCATAAGTCTGGTATGGCTCAGAGAGCAGATAGTCCATGGTGGTGCCCCCCAGTGGTTAGAGcagcaccaaccaccaccacccaaTGCAGCTGGACAAGCCAATGAG GCACAGGCTGCAGGTCAAGGAGCAGCCGATGAGCCTCCTGCAGCCCAGCCAGCTCCTGCTGATCCTCCGGCCCAGAATGAGGCCGAGCCTGAGCCCCCTGATGTCCCACCAGATCAGGGTGATGATCCAGAGcttgaagaagaagagggagcAGCTGCTGAAGATGCAGACCCCAACAATGGAGCACAAG ATGACATGAACTGGAATGCTTTGGAGTGggacagagcagcagaggagctCACCTGGGAAAGG ATGCTTGGCCTGGATGGTTCACTGGTATTTTTG GAACATGTGTTTTGGGTAGTGTCTCTCAACACACTCTTCATCTTGGTCTTCG CATTTTGTCCCTACCACATTGGACACTTCTCTGTTGTTGGTCTTGGCTTTGAGGAATAT GTCCAAGCGTCTCACTTTGAGGGATTGATCACAACAATTGTGGGCTACATACTGTTGGCCATGACGCTCATCCTGTGTCAT GGACTGGCTGCTCTGGTCAGGTTCCAGCGCTCCCGGCGTCTCCTGGGAGTCTGCTACATTGTTGTCAAG GTGTCCTTGCTGGTTGTTGTGGAGATTGGTGTTTTTCCACTGATCTGCGGCTGGTGGCTGGACATCTGCTCTTTA GAGATGTTTGATGCCTCACTTAAAGACAGAGAATTGAGTTTCAAGTCAGCACCTGGTACCACTATGTTCCTGCACTGGCTTGTAGGAATGGTCTATGTCTTCTACTTTGCTTCATTCATCCTTCTACTGAGagag GTGCTGAGACCTGGAGTGCTGTGGTTTCTGAGAAACCTCAATGACCCAGATTTTAACCCGGTGCAGGAAATGATTCACTTGCCCATCTACAGACATCTGCGGCGGTTCATCCTGTCTGTGGTTGTCTTTGGCTCAATCGTGTTGCTCATGCTGTGGCTTCCCATCAGGCTGATAAAACTGCTGCTGCCCACCTTCCTCCCATACAATGTCATGCTCTACAG TGACGCCCCAGTCAGTGAGCTGTCTTTGGAGCTATTATTACTTCAGGTTGTGCTTCCGGCTCTACTTGAACAGGGACATACTCGCCAGTGGCTCAAAGGCCTGGTCAGAGCCTGGACAGTCAGTGCTGGATATTTACT TGATCTCCACTCCTACCTCCTTGGCGAGCAGGAGGACAATGATGCTAACCAGcctgtcaacaacaacaacaataacaatccTCCACATGGACAtcagaacaacaataacaacccTGCCCCAGCTGTTGGTGAGGGGCTTCATGCAGCCCATCAGGCCATTCTGCAGCAAGGGGGACCAGTGGGTTTCCAGCCCTACCACCGACCTCTTCGCTTCCCATTAAGG ATTGTGTTGCTGATAGCCTTCATGTGCATCACTCTGCTAGTGGCCAGTCTGGTGTGCTTAACCCTACCAG TATTCACTGGCCGCTGGCTGATGTCCTTCTGGACAGGAAATTCCAAAATCCATGAGCTGTACACAGCAGCATGCGGTCTGTATGTCTGCTGGCTGTCTATCCGCGGAGTCACCGTTCTGCTGGCCTGGATGCCGCAGGGACGCACCGTTATCATGCGCAAAGTCCAGGAGTGGACTCTGATG ATCCTGAAGACCCTTGTTGTGGCTTTGCTGGTCGCTGGAGTTATTCCACTGCTACTGGGCCTGCTGTTTGAACTAGTCATTGTGGCTCCTCTCAGGGTACCCCTGGATCAAACACCCCTCTTCTATCCATGGCAG GATTGGGCTCTTGGAGTGCTTCATGCCAAAATAATTGCTGCCATCACTCTCATGGGCCCTCAGTGGTGGCTGAAGACTGTTATTGAGCAG GTTTACGCAAACGGAATTCGCAACATTGATCTCCAGTTCATCATCCGTAAACTGGCAGCTCCTGTTATCTCAGTTCTGCTGTTGTCCCTGTGTGTGCCATACGTCATCGCCGCCGGGGTGGTGCCTGCTGTAG GAGTTACTCCAGAGATGGAGATCCTAATGCAGAGGAGAATCTACCCATTCCTGTTGATGGTGGTCTCTCTTATCGGCATCCTTTCCTTCCAAATTCGGCAATTTAAACGCCTTTATGAACACATCAAGAATGACAa GTACCTGGTTGGCCAGAGGCTTGTCAACTACGAACGAAAAGCTGGCAGAGGAAGCTCAGTCCCTCCCCCTAACCCTGTCGCAGAGTAA
- the LOC127531269 gene encoding arylamine N-acetyltransferase 2-like has protein sequence MTFVDMDVGKYLSRIGLTAPRKPDLELLRSVHIHHLLSVPFENLTVHSGGRVQLDLPLLYDKIVNQRRGGFCYENNSMFSWLLTKLGFDLRLVSGQVKNAITECYGPPFDHLIVMVTLEGRRWLCDVGFGTAGFTVPLSLDTEDVQEEGHRVYRIREAAGMRFLEWQKEENNGADGDWTQIYKFTLEPRRLENFTEMCNYHQTSPSSIFFCKSFCTTLKPGGRLTYIGHKLNTITFPTEATGGVVETTTRELKDEEIPGILAEKFGIVLKSPLIPKDEAITPPPVMY, from the coding sequence ATGACTTTTGTAGACATGGACGTGGGGAAATATTTGTCTCGCATCGGGTTAACGGCCCCCAGGAAGCCCGACTTGGAGCTGCTGCGGTCGGTTCACATCCATCACCTACTGTCGGTGCCATTTGAGAACCTCACGGTTCACAGCGGCGGAAGAGTCCAGCTCGACCTCCCGCTTCTCTATGACAAGATCGTGAACCAGCGCCGAGGTGGTTTCTGCTATGAGAACAACTCCATGTTCTCCTGGCTGCTTACTAAACTCGGCTTCGACTTGCGTCTGGTCTCCGGGCAGGTGAAGAACGCGATCACGGAATGCTACGGGCCTCCGTTCGACCATCTGATCGTCATGGTGACTCTGGAGGGCCGCCGGTGGTTGTGCGACGTCGGATTCGGGACCGCGGGGTTCACTGTCCCACTCTCACTGGACACCGAAGACGTTCAGGAGGAGGGCCACCGGGTGTACCGCATCAGAGAAGCCGCGGGGATGCGCTTTCTGGAGTGGCAAAAGGAGGAAAACAATGGCGCAGATGGAGACTGGACACAGATCTACAAGTTCACTCTTGAACCTCGGCGTCTGGAGAACTTCACCGAGATGTGCAATTACCACCAGACCTCTCCTTCTTCCATATTCTTCTGCAAGTCCTTCTGCACCACTTTAAAACCAGGTGGAAGGCTCACTTACATTGGCCACAAGCTTAATACCATCACATTCCCAACTGAAGCAACTGGAGGCGTGGTAGAAACCACAACCAGGGAGCTCAAAGATGAGGAGATCCCTGGTATTCTAGCAGAGAAATTTGGAATTGTacttaaatctcctctaatacCAAAGGATGAGGCAATCACTCCACCCCCCGTTATGTATTGA
- the LOC110970498 gene encoding arylamine N-acetyltransferase 2-like: MTFVDMDVGKYLSRIGLTAPGKPDLELLRSVHTRHLLSVPFENLTVHSGGRVQLDPPLLYDKIVNQRQGGFCYESNYMFSWLLTKLGFDMRLLSGQVKNSITGGYGAPFDHLIIMVTLEGRRWLCDVSFGNAGFTVPLSLDTEDPQEEGHRVYRIREAAGMRFLEWQKEENNGADRDWTQIYKFTLEPRRLENFTEMCNYHQTSPSSIIFCKSLCTVLKPGGRLTYVGHKLNTITFPTEATGGVVETTTRELKDEEIPGILAEKFGIVLKSPLIPKDEAITPPPVTY; the protein is encoded by the coding sequence ATGACTTTTGTAGACATGGACGTGGGGAAATATTTGTCTCGGATCGGGTTAACGGCCCCCGGAAAGCCCGACCTGGAGCTGCTGCGGTCTGTTCACACCCGTCACCTGCTGTCGGTGCCGTTTGAGAACCTCACGGTTCACAGCGGCGGAAGAGTCCAGCTCGATCCCCCACTTCTCTACGACAAGATCGTGAACCAGCGACAAGGTGGTTTCTGCTATGAGAGTAACTACATGTTCTCCTGGCTGCTTACTAAACTCGGCTTCGACATGCGTCTGCTCTCCGGACAGGTGAAGAACTCGATCACGGGTGGCTATGGGGCACCGTTCGACCACCTGATCATCATGGTGACTCTGGAGGGCCGCCGGTGGTTGTGCGACGTGTCGTTCGGGAACGCGGGGTTCACTGTCCCGCTTTCATTGGACACCGAAGACCCTCAGGAGGAGGGCCACCGGGTGTACCGCATCAGAGAAGCCGCGGGGATGCGCTTTCTGGAGTGGCAAAAGGAGGAAAATAATGGCGCAGATAGAGACTGGACACAGATCTACAAGTTCACTCTTGAACCTCGGCGTCTGGAGAACTTCACCGAGATGTGTAATTACCACCAGACGTCTCCTTCTTCTATCATCTTCTGCAAGTCCCTCTGCACCGTTTTAAAACCAGGTGGAAGGCTCACTTACGTTGGCCACAAGCTTAATACCATCACATTCCCAACTGAAGCAACTGGAGGCGTGGTAGAAACCACAACCAGGGAGCTCAAAGATGAGGAGATCCCTGGTATTCTAGCAGAGAAATTTGGAATTGTacttaaatctcctctaatacCAAAGGATGAGGCAATCACTCCACCCCCCGTTACGTATTGA
- the cmbl gene encoding carboxymethylenebutenolidase homolog, whose product MANEAKPCPCDIGDRMEYGGLGQEVQIGHIKAYVVKPSTPSDKAIIVIHDIFGWQLPNTRYMADMLAANGYIAVCADFYVGKEPWSPSHDWANFMEWLQDKKPTEINKEVDAVLRYLKEQCGAKHIGAVGFCWGGVATHYLALQYPQVKAGVSFYGIIRNTEDKYDLKSPTLFIFGGNDDFIPAEQVSVLETNLKEKCKIDYQVKTFPDQTHGFVHRKREDINPADKPSIQEARMDMLNWLNKYM is encoded by the exons ATGGCCAATGAAGCCAAGCCGTGCCCCTGTGACATTGGTGACCGGATGGAGTATGGAGGACTTGGCCAGGAGGTCCAGATAGGGCATATTAAAGCTTATGTAGTGAAACCATCCACTCCATCTGACAAGGCTATTATTGTCATTCATGACATCTTTGGATGGCAGCTTCCCAACACTAGATATATGGCTGATATGCTGGCTGCCAATGGATACAT TGCCGTTTGTGCAGACTTCTATGTCGGAAAGGAGCCGTGGAGTCCATCCCATGATTGGGCCAATTTTATGGAGTGGCTCCAAGACAAAAAGCCAACAGAAATCAACAA AGAGGTGGACGCAGTGCTGAGGTACCTGAAGGAGCAGTGTGGGGCCAAACACATCGGAGCAGTGGGTTTTTGCTGGGGAGGGGTCGCCACACATTACCTGGCTTTACAGTATCCACAAGTCAAAGCCGGagtgtctttttatg GAATAATTCGCAACACGGAGGACAAGTATGACCTGAAGAGCCCTACACTGTTCATCTTCGGGGGGAACGACGACTTTATTCCTGCAGAACAG GTCAGCGTCCTCGAAACAAACCTGAAGGAGAAATGCAAGATTGACTACCAGGTGAAGACATTTCCTGACCAGACTCACGGGTTTGTCCATCGCAAGAGAGAGGACATCAACCCCGCAGACAAACCCAGCATCCAGGAGGCCAGGATGGACATGCTCAACTGGCTCAATAAGTATATGTAA
- the cct5 gene encoding T-complex protein 1 subunit epsilon, giving the protein MSTLGTLAFDEYGRPFIIIKDQDKKTRLTGIDALKSHIMAAKAVASTLKTSLGPNGLDKMMVDRDGEVTVTNDGATILSMMDVDHQIAKLMVELSKSQDDEIGDGTTGVVVLAGALLEQAEQLLDRGIHPIRISDGYDQAARIAIEQLDKIAETFPCDPNNTEPLIQTAMTTLGSKVINRCHRQMAEIAVNAILTVADMERKDVDFELIKMEGKVGGKLEDTQLIKGVIVDKEFSHPQMPKVLKDAKIAILTCPFEPPKPKTKHKLDVTSVEDYKALQKYEKEKFEEMIQQVKSNGANLAICQWGFDDEANHLLLQNELPAVRWVGGPEIELIAIATGGRIVPRFCELTPEKLGTAGVVKEISFGTTKDHMLVIQECKNTRAVTIFIRGGNKMIIEEAKRALHDALCVIRNLVRDNRVVYGGGASEISCALAVNQAADKCPSLEQYAMRSFADALEVIPMALAENSGLNPIQTMTEVRARQVRETNPFLGIDCLHNNTNDMKQQHVIETLIGKKQQISLATQVVKMILKIDDIRSPGETED; this is encoded by the exons ATGTCCACTTTGGGGACACTAGCTTTTGATGAGTATGGGAGGCCTTTCATCATCATTAAAGACCAGGACAAGAAGACACGGTTAACGGGCATTGACGCATTGAAG tCTCATATCATGGCAGCCAAGGCAGTCGCGTCAACGCTTAAAACATCTTTGGGACCAAATG GTCTGGACAAGATGATGGTGGACAGGGATGGCGAGGTTACTGTCACCAACGATGGAGCCACTATTCTCAGCATGATGGATGTGGATCACCAGATTGCcaagctgatggtggagctaTCCAAGTCCCAGGATGATGAGATTGGTGATGGAACCACTGGAGTTGTTG tGCTGGCTGGGGCTCTGCTTGAGCAGGCTGAGCAGCTGCTGGATCGTGGAATCCACCCCATCAGGATCTCCGATGGTTATGACCAAGCCGCACGCATTGCCATCGAGCAGCTGGACAAAATTGCGGAAACCTTCCCCTGCGATCCCAACAACACAGAACCCCTCATTCAGACAGCCATGACAACACTGGGCTCCAAAGT TATCAACCGGTGCCACAGACAGATGGCAGAGATTGCAGTGAATGCCATCCTCACTGTGGCCGACATGGAGAGGAAGGATGTGGACTTTGAGCTCATCAAGATGGAGGGCAAGGTGGGAGGAAAGCTGGAGGACACACAGCTCATCAAGGGAGTCATAGTTGACAAGGAGTTCAGCCACCCTCAGATGCCCAAG GTTCTGAAAGATGCTAAGATTGCTATCCTCACCTGCCCGTTTGAGCCACCTAAGCCCAAAACCAAACATAAGTTGGATGTGACCTCGGTGGAGGACTACAAAGCTCTCcagaaatatgaaaaagagAAGTTTGAGGAGATGATCCAACAG gtcAAAAGCAATGGTGCTAACTTGGCAATCTGCCAGTGGGGCTTTGATGATGAAGCCAACCACCTTCTGTTGCAAAATGAGCTGCCTGCTGTACGCTGGGTTGGAGGGCCAGAGATTGAG TTGATAGCAATTGCCACAGGGGGTCGCATTGTGCCTCGGTTCTGTGAGCTGACGCCAGAGAAACTTGGCACAGCTGGTGTGGTGAAAGAGATCTCCTTCGGCACTACCAAGGATCACATGTTGGTTATCCAGGAGTGCAAAAACACCAGGGCTGTGACCATCTTCATCCGTGGAGGCAACAAAATG ATCATTGAGGAGGCCAAGCGTGCTCTCCATGATGCTCTGTGTGTAATTCGCAATTTGGTCAGAGACAACCGTGTTGTGTATGGAGGTGGAGCTTCAGAGATTTCCTGTGCCCTGGCTGTCAACCAGGCTGCAGATAAG TGCCCATCATTGGAACAGTATGCCATGAGGTCCTTTGCTGATGCTCTAGAGGTGATCCCCATGGCACTGGCTGAGAACAGTGGGCTGAACCCTATCCAGACCATGACAGAGGTCAGAGCCAGACAAGTCAGAGAGACCAACCCCTTCCTTGGCATTGACTGTTTGCACAACAACACCAATG ACATGAAGCAGCAACACGTGATCGAGACCCTGATTGGCAAGAAGCAGCAGATCTCGCTGGCTACTCAGGTAGTCAAGATGATCCTGAAGATAGACGACATCCGAAGCCCAGGAGAGACAGAGGACTGA